A stretch of DNA from Nitrospira sp. KM1:
CCGCCCGGTAGGCCTGTTTGATCTGTTCCCGCACTCCGGGATGGTCACGCAGCAGAGATCTGGCTCCTGCCAGCAAGCCATCGAACGATATGCGCCCTTGTGCGGTAAAGGAGGTGCGAATGTCCTGAATGATTGAAGCCAGTAAGTTAATCAGCTTCTTGAAGAATGCATCATTAACATATAGCAATTGGACGGCTATACCGATGTACTGGCTGGCTTCCTTTATTTCCGATTTCTCCCATCCCACGATCGTGCCACCGGGATCCTTCTCGAGCCATTCCAGATCGGTTGTAGAGATTTTGTCGATCGCATTTGAGCCCTCTTGCCCATAAGCGGACAAGACCGCGACCGCAGCGGCAAGCATGTGCTCGATCTTTTTTCTCTTTGGACGGTCATGACGATCGAGGAGCGCCGCAGCCCGATCGCGTGTCTCAACAAGCCAACCCCGTTCAGCAGGTCCCGGCTTGTCCCGCATCAGCTGCGCCTTGATCGCTTCCAGATCGACGAGATCGCCGGCCAACGCCCTCGCGATATTTCGTATCTCCTCGAGATCAGCGATGCGGAGAATCTCCCGCCACAGCGTATGGTGGCGGCCTTCACGGCTCAGCTCGCGATCGATCCAGACATCCCAGGCCCTGGCAAAATGTTCTTCGAAGCGCGATCCATCGTCCTCTTCGAAGGAAGGATCGAGGCGCGCTTCGAGCGGATAGAGCCTGAGCAAATGGGCGGCAAAGCTGTGGAGCGTCCCGATTTGGGACTTTTCCAGATCGTCGAGCGCGGATTGAGCCCGGGTTGCCACGGTGTCCCGTGAAATATTGTAGTGCGCGCAGAGCGCCGGCACGGCTACCGCTCCCCCATCGGACACGGACCCCGCATCGCCGCGGGCCTGCTTGATCAAGGCGGTCAGGCGCTCCCGCAGACGCAGCTTCATTTCAGCTGCAGCCTTGTTCGTGAAGGTCAACGCCACGATCTCGGTGACGGCCACCGGAGCCGGTTCCTTGACGAGTAAATGCACCATACGGTTGACCAGCAGCGTCGTCTTTCCCGTTCCGGCGCCCGCGACGACGATGACGTTTCGTTCGAACGTCGTTTCCGCGAGCTCCCGCTGCACGAGGTCGCTGACCGTCTCGGCATCACGCATCGTTCACCCGCAAGCTTCGAATCCCTTTCAATCCCTTGAATTCATCCGATCGGTATGTGCGCCACCAGCTGGGCGAATGCTCCAATCGGCAGGCGGTTCTGTAGTCGCACATGTTGCAATAGGCATCGGGGATCATGAAAAATCGGCCGGCCAGGATGCCGTCCAGCAGGATCTGCATCGTGTCATGAAGCCGGCTGTATTGATCCGAGCCGCGCGCAGGCATGTGGAAGGGCACTTTAGTCACCGGTTCCGACCATCCGGGCGCCAGAAACATAAATTGCACTTCGTGCGGGATGCGGCCGCCCTCCACGGCCATATGGGCATAGACGGGAGGCTGGAGACGAAATCCCCGAACTGCCGCCTGCAGCAGCTGGCGGTCCGTCGCCGTCATCGTGGACCCCATCTTGAATTTGTAATCGACGATTCGTACGGACTGCGTATCCGGCCGGCGGTCGATCCGATCCACCCGTCCATGAACTTTCAAATGGACCTTCAACGGAACATCGTCCTTGGATACGACATCCGGCACGACGCCTTCATGTTCGACTTCGAATACTTCGGGGATATAGCCGTCTTCGCGAAACGCGTTCAGATCGCTCTCGATCGCGGCCCGCATCAACACTTCAACGGTTTCCTTCGCCAGTTCCCACAGGAGGTAGGGACCCGCCGGTTTCCGCTCCTCGCATTCCCGGGCGGCCAGTTCGACGGACTCGTGGATCAACGCCGTCAATGCAGGATCCGCCAATGGCTGAAGTGGCCAGGCCGATGAAATGAGCGACCCGTAACAGAGGCGCAGCGCGGCATGGGCCAGCGTGCCGAGCACGGCGGCATCGACCGCCTGTCGCGTCGGCGGAGCCAGCGGTTCGAGCTTGAGCACGTCCGAGGAGAAATATTGGAACGGGCAGCGGGCATAGCGTTCCAGCGGTGTCGGCGCCATCCCGCGGCCGGCGATGCGATTCCCGTGCGATTGGAGCAGGCCGGTCATTCCATCGAACGGCGTCAGGGCGGAATCCTCGTTTTCGATCTGAGCGAGCACTTCCATGGCATGCAGCAATCTCTTGGCGTCTCGGCCCAAGGCCTCGGACAATTGCACGGCACCGCTCCCGTTCAGGGCAGCCCATCGAATCAATTCGTCCGGCGGCAAAAAATGACGCAGGAACGGCCGCTGGCGGATACGTTCCGTCAAGCGCCTCGGTGAAACTTCCACTGGCGGCTGATCGACGGAAAGAAGGCGTCCCGCCGTCTCGAGGTAGGGCGATGGAGCCAGCGGCCGCCCCTGCTCGTCCGAACGCTGAAAAGAGAGAAACAGCTTCCGCCCGGCCGACTGGCATAACAGCGCAAACAGCAATGACTCTTCTTCATAGCCGTCAAGTTTCTCGTCGACTTTGAAGCCGAGCGTGTCGTCGAGCACGGCGCGATGGCGGTCGCGCAGAAACGCATCTTCGCGGATGAAGCGGGGAAAGATCTTGTCGTTGAGGCCCACGACGAACAATGTCTTAAAGGGTATGCCCCGCGCGGCCATGGCATCCAGCACCGCCACCCCACCGTGCGAACCCGATTCGACCGGCACTGACGCACGTTCCAGTGCGCGCACCAATAGACTCACGAAGGACTCCCAGGTGAGTTCCTCCCCCATCGGCTCAAGTTCGTGCAGCTCGGACAGGACTGCATCGATTGCCGCCCACACGGCCCGCTCGTGAATCGTGCCGGCGTCTTCCGATAATTCTTCGCCGGGCCGCTGCACCGTCGTGTCAACCAGACCCGCCAGCGCCTCGATCATCACCGTGATGCTTCCCCGTTCCGGGAGTTCCTCGCAAGCCGTAATCAGGTGGTCCACCTCACGGCGCAACTGTTCGATCACTTCGGCAGCCACGTTCCAGCGTTCGCATCTTCCGGCCAGTTCCGGCGTCTCCTCCATGTCCAGTCCGGAATCATTCACGCGTCTGAGCCTGTCCCATTCATCGAGTCCGCGCGTGATGTGAAGGATCGCGAGCACGATCTTCCATTGATCGGGACGCCGCTTCAGCTCGTCCCGGTCTCCGGACGCGCCGCGATAGCGGTGCGACATGATCACGTCGAGCACGGCCGTTCGGTAGTAGTCGTTCATCCGCAGCGAAGCCAATTGAACCAGCACCTTGCAAACCGGTTCATGAATCAGCGTGCGCGAGAGCGTGGTGGTAAAGGGGATGCGATGTCGATCGAGAACGGATTTGAGCTGCGGCGCATAGGGCTCCAGCGTGCGGGCGACAACGCCGATCTCATCGAAGCGGTATCCCTGTGTCTCCACCAGATCCAGAATCGTCCGGCAGACGAGCGCGAGTTCCTCATCCGTGCCTGCAGCGCTCCGGACAACGAGTTCAACCGGTCCCGGTCCCGACGATCCGGAGTGACATATCGGGAGACCTACACGGGTGATGGTTGCCGAGCCTCCAACCATCGGCTGCAAATGCCGCTCGAAAAAACGGCGCGCAAACTCGAAGGCAGGCTCGTCGTCCAACGGAAATACGATGGTGACGGGCACCGTATGGCTGACGGCTTCGAACAGTGAAAGCTGCGCCTGCGTCAGATCGTAGACCCCGTAATAGATCACCTCCCGCATCTGCTTGAGAAATATCGAGGACGGCACGGCCGGAGTCACTGCACGGGCGAAATCGTCCGCCGTCCCGACCTCCAGAGAACGTGCGGCTTCCTTGACGCCGGCATAAACCGTGAACAGCGCACGCAGCCACTCGCCGTCATCCCGGCCGAAGTATTGTTCGTGAACGGCACGGAGCGCTTCGGGAGCGGCCACCCCGCCGTCGACGAGATCGGAGAGCGTCGCCCAGAGCGCGGTCCACGTCCCGGCAGAATCGGCCAGATGCTGCAACGGCGTCAGTCCCGTCAGACGATTTCTGACAATGTGCCGGGTGAGATGTTCAAAGAACAGATCCGCAACTATGCGGACAGGCGCGACCGGTGCCGGCCCTTCCGCGGCGATGCGAAGCGCGAGCTGATGAAATGTCAGAAC
This window harbors:
- a CDS encoding PD-(D/E)XK nuclease family protein, with the translated sequence MPLVLTGRFHPHLESALCDQIARAKRADPFAAVAIVVPSRTLLQRVQQLLAVDRSLALLNVHVLTFHQLALRIAAEGPAPVAPVRIVADLFFEHLTRHIVRNRLTGLTPLQHLADSAGTWTALWATLSDLVDGGVAAPEALRAVHEQYFGRDDGEWLRALFTVYAGVKEAARSLEVGTADDFARAVTPAVPSSIFLKQMREVIYYGVYDLTQAQLSLFEAVSHTVPVTIVFPLDDEPAFEFARRFFERHLQPMVGGSATITRVGLPICHSGSSGPGPVELVVRSAAGTDEELALVCRTILDLVETQGYRFDEIGVVARTLEPYAPQLKSVLDRHRIPFTTTLSRTLIHEPVCKVLVQLASLRMNDYYRTAVLDVIMSHRYRGASGDRDELKRRPDQWKIVLAILHITRGLDEWDRLRRVNDSGLDMEETPELAGRCERWNVAAEVIEQLRREVDHLITACEELPERGSITVMIEALAGLVDTTVQRPGEELSEDAGTIHERAVWAAIDAVLSELHELEPMGEELTWESFVSLLVRALERASVPVESGSHGGVAVLDAMAARGIPFKTLFVVGLNDKIFPRFIREDAFLRDRHRAVLDDTLGFKVDEKLDGYEEESLLFALLCQSAGRKLFLSFQRSDEQGRPLAPSPYLETAGRLLSVDQPPVEVSPRRLTERIRQRPFLRHFLPPDELIRWAALNGSGAVQLSEALGRDAKRLLHAMEVLAQIENEDSALTPFDGMTGLLQSHGNRIAGRGMAPTPLERYARCPFQYFSSDVLKLEPLAPPTRQAVDAAVLGTLAHAALRLCYGSLISSAWPLQPLADPALTALIHESVELAARECEERKPAGPYLLWELAKETVEVLMRAAIESDLNAFREDGYIPEVFEVEHEGVVPDVVSKDDVPLKVHLKVHGRVDRIDRRPDTQSVRIVDYKFKMGSTMTATDRQLLQAAVRGFRLQPPVYAHMAVEGGRIPHEVQFMFLAPGWSEPVTKVPFHMPARGSDQYSRLHDTMQILLDGILAGRFFMIPDAYCNMCDYRTACRLEHSPSWWRTYRSDEFKGLKGIRSLRVNDA